The Argopecten irradians isolate NY chromosome 4, Ai_NY, whole genome shotgun sequence genome has a window encoding:
- the LOC138321343 gene encoding MFS-type efflux pump MSMEG_3705-like isoform X1 codes for MYRVRTEVSASKLTMKTMIDKASEDQEIQSDLPSEKHELLDKYVVPYPDEEEEVKQEMGAKATEDAEDVGWWTTITPYKVFVLVLLLLAFLLNQLDRFMLAITNKSIAQDIQYGDKGCMDNTTFTKAEIQGIECIEIKSETNCTSTLNSNNSAICKWDYNGQGLLYQIIAGPAFIVIYTFSGIFIGFLADKYNRKNMLAICCIFWSVMTLLTGFVKEYWQLALLRFGLGLGEAGCTPFAASIITDYFTTETRGLAIGIYNWGIYMGYSLAYAFGNFITLADINGQGWRWSFFLSGAPGILLGILILIFLKEPERKRDVKKGDESAPVVELTGTEKIKKLLRYFISPSVILICLGGSIRNASGYVFAYSTQPYFTLIGQTKEQIGTWMSWIPLVGGSLSVLVGGFIADRVVKKRGLYGRISIIFVSLIIASPFAAGTLYFKPPAAFAFQIPTYLFGEMWIGITLAVIVELMPSDIRTTGVALYLFIITNIGGNVQLLIPSIRDAFESADYSKADAWRATLYILYPGPYIYGALVYILVFIVIKRDQKRAQNSTYHEMESSTDKK; via the exons ATGTATCGGGTTAGGACAGAGGTTTCAGCCAGTAAGTTAACCATGAAAACTATGATTGACAAAGCTAGTGAAGATCAAGAAATCCAATCTGATCTGCCATCAGAGAAGCATGAACTCTTGGACAAATATGTGGTTCCATATCCAG ACGAGGAGGAAGAAGTCAAGCAGGAGATGGGGGCTAAAGCTACAGAGGATGCTGAAG ATGTGGGATGGTGGACCACCATTACACCTTACAAGGTTTTTGTACTCGTACTGTTATTGCTGGCATTCCTCCTGAACCAGCTGGACCGGTTCATGCTGGCCATCACGAACAAGTCCATAGCCCAGGACATTCAATATGGTGACAAAGGCTGTATGGACAACACAACGTTCACCAAGGCAGAGATTCAGGGCATCGAGTGTATTGAAATCAAATCAGAgacaaa TTGTACATCCACATTGAACAGTAACAATAGTGCTATTTGTAAGTGGGACTACAATGGACAAGGACTCCTCTACCAAATCATCGCTGGTCCCGCCTTCATTGTCATCTACACATTCTCTGGGATCTTTATTGGCTTTCTGGCGGACAAgtataacagaaaaaatatgcTGGCCATTTGTTGTATATTCTGGTCGGTGATGACATTACTGACAGGGTTTGTTAAAGAATATTGGCAGCTGGCCCTTCTACGGTTTGGCCTTGGGCTGGG AGAAGCTGGTTGTACACCTTTTGCTGCCTCTATAATAACGGACTACTTCACCACGGAGACCCGGGGGCTGGCTATAGGTATATATAACTGGGGTATCTACATGGGATACAGTCTGGCGTACGCCTTCGGTAACTTCATCACACTCGCAGACATCAACGGGCAG GGATGGAGATGGTCCTTTTTCTTGTCTGGAGCTCCTGGAATTCTCTTGGGAATCCTTATTTTGATATTCCTGAAGGAGCCGGAAAGGAAACGAGATGTGAAGAAAGGAGATGAATCTGCTCCTGTGGTCGAGCTGACAggaacagaaaaaataaaaaaattattacgTTATTTTATTAGTCCGTCTGTGATCCTCATCTGTCTGGGAGGCTCTATAAGAAACGCAT ctGGCTACGTGTTCGCCTACAGTACCCAGCCATACTTTACCCTGATTGGTCAGACTAAAGAACAGATCGGGACCTGGATGTCATGGATACCACTCGTGGGCGGCAGTCTCAGTGTGTTGGTAGGAGGTTTCATCGCTGATCGAGTCGTCAAGAAAAGAGGATTGTATGGCCGAATATCCATCATATTTGTTAGCTTG ATCATAGCCTCACCATTTGCCGCTGGTACCCTGTACTTCAAACCACCAGCTGCCTTTGCCTTCCAGATACCTACTTATTTATTTG GTGAGATGTGGATTGGAATCACCCTAGCTGTAATAGTGGAGTTGATGCCTTCAGATATACGTACGACAGGTGTGGCTCTGTACCtcttcattatcacaaacatagGAGGCAATGTACAGCTCCTTATTCCCAGTATACGTGACGCCTTCGAATCGGCCGACTACTCCAAGGCCGACGCCTGgagag
- the LOC138321343 gene encoding MFS-type efflux pump MSMEG_3705-like isoform X2, producing the protein MASRRRDPDRSHIKYDVLRQDEEEEVKQEMGAKATEDAEDVGWWTTITPYKVFVLVLLLLAFLLNQLDRFMLAITNKSIAQDIQYGDKGCMDNTTFTKAEIQGIECIEIKSETNCTSTLNSNNSAICKWDYNGQGLLYQIIAGPAFIVIYTFSGIFIGFLADKYNRKNMLAICCIFWSVMTLLTGFVKEYWQLALLRFGLGLGEAGCTPFAASIITDYFTTETRGLAIGIYNWGIYMGYSLAYAFGNFITLADINGQGWRWSFFLSGAPGILLGILILIFLKEPERKRDVKKGDESAPVVELTGTEKIKKLLRYFISPSVILICLGGSIRNASGYVFAYSTQPYFTLIGQTKEQIGTWMSWIPLVGGSLSVLVGGFIADRVVKKRGLYGRISIIFVSLIIASPFAAGTLYFKPPAAFAFQIPTYLFGEMWIGITLAVIVELMPSDIRTTGVALYLFIITNIGGNVQLLIPSIRDAFESADYSKADAWRATLYILYPGPYIYGALVYILVFIVIKRDQKRAQNSTYHEMESSTDKK; encoded by the exons ATGGCATCCCGACGTCGAGATCCGGACAGGAGTCATATTAAATATGACGTCCTACGCCAAG ACGAGGAGGAAGAAGTCAAGCAGGAGATGGGGGCTAAAGCTACAGAGGATGCTGAAG ATGTGGGATGGTGGACCACCATTACACCTTACAAGGTTTTTGTACTCGTACTGTTATTGCTGGCATTCCTCCTGAACCAGCTGGACCGGTTCATGCTGGCCATCACGAACAAGTCCATAGCCCAGGACATTCAATATGGTGACAAAGGCTGTATGGACAACACAACGTTCACCAAGGCAGAGATTCAGGGCATCGAGTGTATTGAAATCAAATCAGAgacaaa TTGTACATCCACATTGAACAGTAACAATAGTGCTATTTGTAAGTGGGACTACAATGGACAAGGACTCCTCTACCAAATCATCGCTGGTCCCGCCTTCATTGTCATCTACACATTCTCTGGGATCTTTATTGGCTTTCTGGCGGACAAgtataacagaaaaaatatgcTGGCCATTTGTTGTATATTCTGGTCGGTGATGACATTACTGACAGGGTTTGTTAAAGAATATTGGCAGCTGGCCCTTCTACGGTTTGGCCTTGGGCTGGG AGAAGCTGGTTGTACACCTTTTGCTGCCTCTATAATAACGGACTACTTCACCACGGAGACCCGGGGGCTGGCTATAGGTATATATAACTGGGGTATCTACATGGGATACAGTCTGGCGTACGCCTTCGGTAACTTCATCACACTCGCAGACATCAACGGGCAG GGATGGAGATGGTCCTTTTTCTTGTCTGGAGCTCCTGGAATTCTCTTGGGAATCCTTATTTTGATATTCCTGAAGGAGCCGGAAAGGAAACGAGATGTGAAGAAAGGAGATGAATCTGCTCCTGTGGTCGAGCTGACAggaacagaaaaaataaaaaaattattacgTTATTTTATTAGTCCGTCTGTGATCCTCATCTGTCTGGGAGGCTCTATAAGAAACGCAT ctGGCTACGTGTTCGCCTACAGTACCCAGCCATACTTTACCCTGATTGGTCAGACTAAAGAACAGATCGGGACCTGGATGTCATGGATACCACTCGTGGGCGGCAGTCTCAGTGTGTTGGTAGGAGGTTTCATCGCTGATCGAGTCGTCAAGAAAAGAGGATTGTATGGCCGAATATCCATCATATTTGTTAGCTTG ATCATAGCCTCACCATTTGCCGCTGGTACCCTGTACTTCAAACCACCAGCTGCCTTTGCCTTCCAGATACCTACTTATTTATTTG GTGAGATGTGGATTGGAATCACCCTAGCTGTAATAGTGGAGTTGATGCCTTCAGATATACGTACGACAGGTGTGGCTCTGTACCtcttcattatcacaaacatagGAGGCAATGTACAGCTCCTTATTCCCAGTATACGTGACGCCTTCGAATCGGCCGACTACTCCAAGGCCGACGCCTGgagag
- the LOC138321343 gene encoding MFS-type efflux pump MSMEG_3705-like isoform X3, with protein MASRRRDPDRSHIKYDVLRQDVGWWTTITPYKVFVLVLLLLAFLLNQLDRFMLAITNKSIAQDIQYGDKGCMDNTTFTKAEIQGIECIEIKSETNCTSTLNSNNSAICKWDYNGQGLLYQIIAGPAFIVIYTFSGIFIGFLADKYNRKNMLAICCIFWSVMTLLTGFVKEYWQLALLRFGLGLGEAGCTPFAASIITDYFTTETRGLAIGIYNWGIYMGYSLAYAFGNFITLADINGQGWRWSFFLSGAPGILLGILILIFLKEPERKRDVKKGDESAPVVELTGTEKIKKLLRYFISPSVILICLGGSIRNASGYVFAYSTQPYFTLIGQTKEQIGTWMSWIPLVGGSLSVLVGGFIADRVVKKRGLYGRISIIFVSLIIASPFAAGTLYFKPPAAFAFQIPTYLFGEMWIGITLAVIVELMPSDIRTTGVALYLFIITNIGGNVQLLIPSIRDAFESADYSKADAWRATLYILYPGPYIYGALVYILVFIVIKRDQKRAQNSTYHEMESSTDKK; from the exons ATGGCATCCCGACGTCGAGATCCGGACAGGAGTCATATTAAATATGACGTCCTACGCCAAG ATGTGGGATGGTGGACCACCATTACACCTTACAAGGTTTTTGTACTCGTACTGTTATTGCTGGCATTCCTCCTGAACCAGCTGGACCGGTTCATGCTGGCCATCACGAACAAGTCCATAGCCCAGGACATTCAATATGGTGACAAAGGCTGTATGGACAACACAACGTTCACCAAGGCAGAGATTCAGGGCATCGAGTGTATTGAAATCAAATCAGAgacaaa TTGTACATCCACATTGAACAGTAACAATAGTGCTATTTGTAAGTGGGACTACAATGGACAAGGACTCCTCTACCAAATCATCGCTGGTCCCGCCTTCATTGTCATCTACACATTCTCTGGGATCTTTATTGGCTTTCTGGCGGACAAgtataacagaaaaaatatgcTGGCCATTTGTTGTATATTCTGGTCGGTGATGACATTACTGACAGGGTTTGTTAAAGAATATTGGCAGCTGGCCCTTCTACGGTTTGGCCTTGGGCTGGG AGAAGCTGGTTGTACACCTTTTGCTGCCTCTATAATAACGGACTACTTCACCACGGAGACCCGGGGGCTGGCTATAGGTATATATAACTGGGGTATCTACATGGGATACAGTCTGGCGTACGCCTTCGGTAACTTCATCACACTCGCAGACATCAACGGGCAG GGATGGAGATGGTCCTTTTTCTTGTCTGGAGCTCCTGGAATTCTCTTGGGAATCCTTATTTTGATATTCCTGAAGGAGCCGGAAAGGAAACGAGATGTGAAGAAAGGAGATGAATCTGCTCCTGTGGTCGAGCTGACAggaacagaaaaaataaaaaaattattacgTTATTTTATTAGTCCGTCTGTGATCCTCATCTGTCTGGGAGGCTCTATAAGAAACGCAT ctGGCTACGTGTTCGCCTACAGTACCCAGCCATACTTTACCCTGATTGGTCAGACTAAAGAACAGATCGGGACCTGGATGTCATGGATACCACTCGTGGGCGGCAGTCTCAGTGTGTTGGTAGGAGGTTTCATCGCTGATCGAGTCGTCAAGAAAAGAGGATTGTATGGCCGAATATCCATCATATTTGTTAGCTTG ATCATAGCCTCACCATTTGCCGCTGGTACCCTGTACTTCAAACCACCAGCTGCCTTTGCCTTCCAGATACCTACTTATTTATTTG GTGAGATGTGGATTGGAATCACCCTAGCTGTAATAGTGGAGTTGATGCCTTCAGATATACGTACGACAGGTGTGGCTCTGTACCtcttcattatcacaaacatagGAGGCAATGTACAGCTCCTTATTCCCAGTATACGTGACGCCTTCGAATCGGCCGACTACTCCAAGGCCGACGCCTGgagag